The candidate division WOR-1 bacterium RIFOXYB2_FULL_36_35 nucleotide sequence CCAAGGCCGCTTCTTTAACTGCCGCTTGTTTTTTTATGTCAAAACAACTTCCATTAGGACATAAATTGTAAATGTGCACAAAAGATTTTTTTGCAATTTCTAACATGTTTTAATCTTACTCTTCTTTTTCTCTTGTTTTCTTGGAGAAAATTTCAAGTTTATGATGTTATAATTAAGCGTGGCCAAAATCCTAGCAATCGAAACCTCATGCGATCCAAAAACACAGCCATTGGAATCCTTTCTTTTTGCAATCTATCATATTTTGGTCTCTTATTTTTTTCTTTATTTATAATGAATATTGCGCATATTGACTATTATGTAGCATTGATATATAATAGTTAACATGGAAATAGAAAGGGAAATCGCTAAGGAGCTTTCAAAAGAAATAGAAGACATTCACATAACCATTTTAATTGGAGCCAGACAGGTAGGGAAAACTTTTTTACTTCGTAAAATTAGAGATGAAGCTGAAAATAAAGGACTTAGAATAGGTTTTTTTGATTTAGAACAACCTCATGTTCTTGGTGAGCTTAATAAAACAGATGAAGAAGTTTTTGATCTTCTCGTAAATTCTTTTGATGTTGTTTTTATAGATGAATTTCATTACATAAAAAATATTTCCCATATTTTAAAGGCAATTTATGATAGCGGTAAAAGGATAAAAATTTTTGCTTCTGGCTCCTCCTCAATGGAGATACACAAACATATAAAAGAATCTTTGGCTGGAAGGAAAATTACTTATAAAATTTATCCTTGTTCATTTAATGAAATTGGGCAGGTTATAAAAGACGATCCACTCAATTATTATTTTGTTTACGGAGGGTTGCCGGGCCTTGTTAATTTAGTTGATGATGAAAAAAGAAAAATGCTTTTAAACGATATCTTACAATCTTATCTTTTAAAAGATATTAAATCATTAATAAAAGAAGAAAATATAAGAGCTTTTAATAATTTATTGTATCTTTTAGCTCAATATCAAGGGTCTATTGTTGCAACTGCAAGCTTAGCGAGGGAAATTGGCCTTACCCCAAAATCTATAGAGAATTATTTAGAAATATTATCTCAAACATATGTAAATTTCCCTTTACATAGTTTTAGCACAAATTTTGGGAATGAGCTTAAAAAGTCAAAAAAATACTATTTATATGATTTGGGGATAAGAAATACCATACTTAAAAATTTTGCCAATCTAAATTCGAGAGAGGATGCAGGCCATATGGTTGAAAGTTTTGTCTTTTTAGAGCTTAATCGGCATGTTTCTCCTGAAACAGAGATAAGATTTTGGAGATTAAAAGATGGAACAGAAGTTGACTTTATTTGGATAAAAAATCAAAAGTATTATCCTATAGAAGTAAAGACTTCCTGTAAAATTGGAGATGCACCTAAAGGGCTTAAATCTTTTATGAATAGATATCCCAAAACAGAAAAGGCTTTTGTTTTATGTAAAGATCAAGAAGGGGAATCAAATTATAATGGTGTTCCTGTAATTTATAGAAAGTGGGATTTTGCAAGTAACATTCCTAGCGCAGTTTAAAAAGCTTGTCAAAACATGGGGACTTCCGTATTAGTTGTAGATAAAAATGATTTGGAAAAAATATGTAATGGAGAAAACTTTATTCATATATTAAGAAAAAAATACGAAGCGAATCGATTTGATTTATGAAAAAAATCCTAGCAATTGAAACATCATGCGATGAAACATCTGCTGCTGTTGTGGAAGATGGCGTAAAAATTTTATCTAATATAGTCGCAACACAAACTGAATTTCATCAAAAATATGGGGGAATCGTGCCAGAAATTGCTGCCCGTAAACATATTGAACTTATAAACCCCATCATTCAGGAAGCTCTTGATAAAGCAAAAATAAACTTTAAAGACTTAGATGCAGTTGCTGTAACTTACGGGCCGGGACTTATCGGATCTCTTATTGTAGGGCTTTGTGCTGCAAAAGCAATTGCCTGGGCTCAGAAAATTCCTCTTATAGGAATAAATCATCTGGAAGGTCACATCTATGCAAACCTGCTAATTTCCCCGCTTGCCGGACGGGCAGGCAAGCTCCAACCTCCAAGCTCCAATCTCTTTCCCTTCATGTGCCTATTAGTTTCTGGCGGGCATACAATGATCGTTCATGTAAAAAATCACGGTAAATACGAGACCTTAGGGCGAACCCGCGATGATGCAGCTGGAGAAGCTTTTGATAAAGCAGCAAGAGTCTTGGGTCTCTCCTATCCTGGAGGACCACTCATAGACAAATTAGCAAAAGAAGGGGATCCTTATGCTATACCATTTAAACATCCTATGATTGAAAAGGAATACGCGTATGACTTTAGTTTTAGCGGAATAAAAACTGCGGTCGTAAATTATGTTGATAGGGGTAAGGGACAAGGGGCAAGGGGCAAGCAGCAAGCAGCCGATATTGCTGCTTCTTTCCAAAAGGTTGTTGTTGAAACTTTGGTAGAAAAATTAATTAAAGCGGCAAAGGATAAAAATGTTAAAACAGTTTCTATTGCCGGAGGAGTTTCTGCAAATTCAGAGTTGCGCGGATATTTACAAAAACGAGTCAAAGAGGAAAACTTAATAGCAATAATTCCTCCTCTTGAATATTGTACTGATAATGCCGCAATGATAGGATGCGCAGCTTTCTTTAAATTTAAAAGAGGAGAATTTTCTTCTCTTTCACTAAAACCTTCTGCCTCCCTAAAACTATAAGATAGCGTCTAAAACATTGCCTCTTGCGTCTGGTCAAGTATAGTAATAAAATATGTGCCATATGACTGAAAAGTCAACAAACGAAACAGCTCAACGGATTATTTGGCTTATTAAGGTTCGTTTTTTTGTCATTTTCAGTATTTTAGTCATTGTGCTTTCAGCGCATTTACTTGGTATGCAATTTCAATTTTTCCCTATTTATCTTCTTTTAGGTTTTGCCTTTTTATATAACTTATTATTTTATTACCTTGGAGTAAGTTCCCCCTACTATATAACAACAAATTTTTATAACTATCTTAGAATTTTTACAGACCTTTTAATAACAACAATAATGGTCCACTTCAGCGGAGGGGTAGATAGCCCTTTTCATATATTATATTTTATTGATCTTGCAACAACAGCGTTGTTTTTTGGTTCACCCATGGGAATTTTAATGAGCGGCCATGCAATTATCTTTTATTCTGCCAATAATTTACTTGAAGCCTTGCAAATCATCCCACACTATCAAATAGCCATACTTCCCAATGTCGTATACTCAGATCCAGGATATTTCACATTAAAAAGCTTTTCTCTGTTTTTTATAGCTCTAGCTTTAATATATACAATGTCATATCTATCTTTGAAAATTCATGAAAAACAAGAAGAGATAGAAAAACTTTCTAACGACAAAATAAACTTTATGAACATGGTTGCTCATGAATTAAGAAGCCCTTTAACCTCCATCCAGGAATATATCTCATTAGCTCTGGAAGGATTAACAGGGCCATTAACTCAAGACCAAACAAAAGCATTGACTATTATTCAAAAGCAATCCCGCCGAATAAACAATCTGGTTAATGATCTGCTTGATTTGGCACACATTGAAACAAAAATGCAAAACTTTCAAACCTATAATATTTCCATCTCAAAAATCATAGAAAAATCTATCGCGGAGGTTTATCCCCAATTTGAAGCCAATAATCTTGCCTTTGAAAAGCATATCGCAGAAAATCTTCCAAATATCAGCGGGAATGAAGAAGCGCTCCTTGAAGTTTTAATAAATATATTATCAAATTCTATAAAATTCAGTAATCCTGGAGGGAAAATAATTTTATCGGCGGAACAAATTGAAAATAAAATTTATATCTCTGTAAAAGACGAAGGAATAGGAGTTGAGCCCGGGGATTTAGATCATTTGTTTGAAAAATTTTATCGCACTTCCAATAAAGAAGGGGCTAAAAGAAAAGGGACAGGTTTGGGAATGGCTTTATCTAAAAGCATTATTGAGAAACATGGCGGTCGAATGTGGGCCGAATCTGAGGGGAGAGGCAAAGGCGCAATCTTTATTTTCACATTGCCTATAACATAACATTTCTCTTTATCTGACCACCCAGGGTTTATAACTTTCAATAAATACGATATAATTTAAATATGGATATAAATATTGACCACATAGCCCATCTTGCAAGGCTCGGCCTTTCGGAAGAAGAAAAAATGACTTTTTCAAAACAGCTTGATAACATTCTTCAATATGCAAAAAACTTAAATAAGTTGGATACAAAAGATATTCCTCCAACATCTCATGCAATCCCAATTTCAAATGTCATGCGTGAGGATGTTGTGAAAAAATACAAGGATATTGATGTTATCTTAAAAAACGGACCGGAGATTGAAGAAAATATGTTCCGAGTGCCGAAAATTATGGAATAGCAACTGGGATACAGGAGAATATAGAATTCAGGTTTTAGGATTAATAAGGACTAAGGAATGATTAATAAAACAGCGCATGAATTGCATGATCTTTTAATAGAGAAAAAAATAAGCTCTGCTGAACTTACAGAGAAAGTTTTTGCACATATTGAATCCGTTGAACCGCAGATTAAGGCCTATATTACTCTTACAAAAGAAGAGGCGTTAAATCAAGCCAGGATTGCTGACGAACAAATTCAAACCAAGAAAAATATAACACCACTTACAGGAATTCCAATTGCGATTAAAGATAACATGTGTACAAAAGGGATTTTAACCACCTGTGCTTCAAGAATTCTCGCAAATTATGTTTCCCCGTACGATGCAACTATTGTTACAAAATTAAAAGAGACAGGGGCTGTAATCATAGGGAAAACAAACCTTGATGAATTTGCGATGGGATCATCAACCGAGAATTCCGGAATGCATATTACAAAAAATCCACGGGATTTAGAGTGTGTCCCAGGAGGCTCTTCGGGTGGGTCCGCGGCAGCAGTAGCTGCGAACGAAGCTATCCTTGCGACAGGATCTGACACCGGTGGATCTATAAGACAACCGGCATCTTTTTGCGGAATAGTCGGACTAAAACCAACTTATGGGCGAATCTCAAGATATGGGCTCGTCGCATTTGCATCATCGCTTGATCAGATTGGCCCGCTTGCAAAAGATGTAACTGATGCGGCGATGCTTCTTCAGGTAATGGCAGGGTATGATCCAAAAGATTCAACATCGGTTGATATGCCTGTCCCCAACTATAGAGAATCTTTAACTACAAATATCAAGGGACTAAAGATTGGGGTTATAAAGGAATTAATGGAAGAAGGGATTTCAGAAGATGTGAAATTTGCCATTAAATCTGCTATTAAAAAATATGAGGAACTTGGCGCTGTTCTTTCCGAAGTTTCACTTCCATCATTTGAATATGCAGTTTCAACCTATTATTTAATCGCGCCGGCCGAAGCAAGCTCTAATCTTGCCCGCTTCGACGGGGTGAAATACGGGCATCGCTCTCAAGAGGCCAAAGACCTTATTACAATGTATTACAACACAAGGCGAGAGGGATTCGGGCCGGAGGTTAAGCGAAGAATCATTCTCGGAACTTATGCTCTTTCTGCAGGCTATTATGATGCATATTATTTAAAGGCCTTAAAAGTAAGAACCTTGATTAAGCAGGACTTTGAAAGAGCTTTTGAGCAATGCGATGTTTTAATTTCTCCAACATCTCCTACGGTTGCTTTTAAAATAGGGGAAAAAGCAAACGATCCGCTTTCAATGTATTTATCGGACATTGCAACAATTCCTGTTAATTTGGCGGGGATACCTGCAATCTCTATCCCATGTGGCAACGCAAACAACCTCCCAATCGGCCTTCAAATAATGGGAAAGGCCTTTGATGAAGAAACTATCCTGAAAGCAGCATATGCTTACGAGCAGAATACAACTTGGCATAAAAAACAATAATTTGTTGAATAAAAAAAGATTGTAAAAGAAATAGAAACCTTTATGTGCGAGATTTTCACAATAAATACGCTATAATAATAATATGCCTCAATATGAAACTGTAATCGGACTTGAAGTCCATGCCCAGCTAAAGACAGAGAGTAAAATGTTTTGCGGGTGCGCCAATAATTTTGGCGATCAGCCGAACACAAATATCTGCCCTGTCTGCACAGGTCAGCCTGGAACGCTTCCTGTCATAAATAAAAAAGCAATCGAACTTGCAATCAAAACAGCCCTTGCAACAAATTGCAAAATCAATAATAGGTCTGTCTTTGCCCGTAAAAATTATTTCTACCCCGACCTGCCAAAAGATTATCAAATATCACAATTTGATCTCCCCCTCGCGGAACATGGTTTTTTGGAAATAAAAGTTGATGAAAATAAAAAGAGAGTTGGAATCACAAGAATCCATCTTGAAGAAGATGCGGGAAAACTTGTTCATAAAGGCTCTGCGCGCATTATGGATTCGGATTACAGCCTTGCAGATTACAATCGGGCCGCAACCCCTCTTATGGAGATAGTTTCCGAGCCTGACCTAAGAACGCCCGAAGAGGCAAAGGCTTATATGGAAAAACTTGCCCACCTTTTGGAATATATCGGCGTCTGCGACGCAAAAATGGAAGAGGGATCGCTCCGGTGTGACGCGAATATTTCAATAAGGCCTGTTGGGCAAAAAGAATTTGGGACAAAAACCGAAATAAAAAATATGAATTCATTCAAGGCTGTTATGAAAGCTTTAAAGGCTGAAGAATTGCGGCATAGAGAAGTTGTTGATGAGGGAGGAATAATAATTCAAGAGACAAGATTTTACAGTGAAGAGACAGAAAAAACAAAAGGGATGAGGACAAAGGAATATTCCCATGATTACAGGTATTTCCCGGAGCCAGACCTTGTCCCTATTGCCCCAACAAAAGAATGGATAGAAGAAATACGCAAAACCGTTGGAGAACTTCCTGAAGATAAAAAAGTAAGGTTTGCAAAAAATTACGGCATATCTGATGCCGATGCTTTTTTTATAATATCAAATCCTAAAATGGCAGATTTTTTGGAAGAGACAGCAAGGCAATACGCTAACCCTAAAACAGTCGCAAATTGGCTTGTAGGTGAGATTACCGCTTTTTTAAAAGAAGAAAAAATAGGTTTCGGGAATATAAAGTTAACACCTGAAATCCTGGTGGAGATGCTTCAATTAATTGACAAAGGAACAATCTCCAGAAAAGTCGCAAAAGAAATTATCCTTCCTGAAATTTTAATAGGCGGAAAATCAATACAGGAAATAATAAAAGAAAAAGGGCTCACTCAAATTTCAAATGAAGAAGAGCTTGTAGCAATAGTTCAGGAAGTTATAAGAACTAACCCTAAACAGGTTGAGCAATTTAAGTCTGGGAAAGAAGCAGTTCTTCAATTCTTTGTTGGCCAAATCATGAAGGCAACTAAAGGGCGTGCCAACCCTGATGCCGCACAGAAAACGCTAAAAAAAGAGCTCAAAAAGTAATGCAAGATATTGTCTATAAACTAGGAAATTCTCTTTATTTAAACATAACAAACAGGTGTACCAACGAATGTTCTTTTTGCATAAGAAATAAAACAAAAGACTTCAACAGTAACTACAAGTTATGGCTTGCCTCTGAACCTACAACAGAAGAAATAATCAAAGCGATTGGAGATCCTCGCAGATATGAACAAATTGTCTTCTGCGGATATGGAGAACCACTTATAAGACTTGAAACCGTTAAAGAAGTTGCAACCGCTATAAAGGCTCAACATGGCTCAGCTAAAATAAGAATCGATACAAACGGGCACGCAAACCTTTTTTGGGGAAGAAACATTCTTCCTGAACTAAAAGGATTAATTGATTTTATTTCAATCTCTCTAAATGCCCAAGATGCCTATATTTACAATAAGCTCTGCGCCCCGACAGCAGGGGAAAAAACCTTTGATTACATAATTGATTTTATAAAAGAGGCAAAAAAACATATCCCGCAGGTTGAAGCAAGTGTTGTCGGCATTCCGGAAGTTATAGACATAGAAAAAACAAAAAAAATAGCAGAAAAGTTAGGAGTATCCTTCAGAATACGACCGTATTATGAAGATATGTATATCTCCTAAGTATCTTTTTTTGTTATTTTAACAATTTTCAAAGTATGCCAGTATTTGTATCCATATATCGACTCATCTCTAAGCTCCAGCCCACACTCTGTTAAAAGATATTCCATCCATTCAGGATCAATGCTGGCCCAATTTATTTTCAGAGGGACAGTCAATGTCTCAAGAAGTTCAACATTAACATCGTCTACCCCTTCCATATAAGAATCAAAATCTTTTTGGGCCAAGGAACTGTAGTTTATCACAATTGCCGCGTCGGGGTTTTCTCTTTTGAGCAGTTTAAGCCTGTTTTCTATAATCTCTTTTATAAGCCCCGTCCCCTCATAAGGATTTGTCTCTTCTGCTCTCTTTTTAGGAACATAGGGTGGGTTTATAATTAAGAGATCCCGCCCAAAAATCTTTCTAGTCCCTGGAGAATGAAAACTGCTTATTAATAAGCTTTTGTTTAATCCCCTTCTAATATTTCGCCCCGCGCATTTTAAGGCATTAAAATTAATATCCGTAATTTCCATATCCTCTAAATTATGGCAAAACATTGTGACGCCTTTGGCTAACATGCCATTTCCTGTCCCTATTTCAGATGCCGCAAGAACAGAATCTTTAAACAATCCATGTTTGTGTAAAGTATGTAAGAAAAAAACCGTATCAATAGAAGGACCCCAGACATTTTTGTCTTCTTCTGCGTTCCACTCAACCACAACACCATTCATTTCTGTTATATAATTTCCATAACGGTACAAGTTAAATATCATATCCCTTTCAGTCGACGCTTTTGCTGCTATTTCAGCTGTAGGATAAAGTAAAAGAGGATGATTAACTTCTTCCAGCAATAAAATATCTTCGGCCCCAAGGGCTTTCTCCCCCAACTTTTTAATAGCCCAAATCTTCATGTTACTAAGGTCTGGGGCTATCTGCAAAAACAAGATTTGATTTTTTTCTCCAGGCTTAACAGCCGTGCATAGAGATGTCCGCTCTAATTCGCGGATAATCTCGTCATCCAAAAAAGCTCTCCTATCTTGTAATTCGTAAGCGAGCGCGTCTACCTCAGAGGAAGAAAGCTTTTCTGGAAAATCAATAAATCTTAAAGGAGAAACAACCCCCGTAACAAGCAATCGATCTCCTCGAGGGAAATCAAAGCTTTCAGCGCTATCTACGCCGATTAACGGCTCAAACCGGTTTTCAGAAACAACAGTAACAGGCTCCCCTGTAATAAAATTACATAGTAGATTTTGTTCCCCGTTTTTTGCAATTCTCCCCGGGGCAAAAGAGGTAAGCTGAATTAAAGAAGATCCCTCTCCAAGCATTATTCCGTCGGCATTTAGAGCCCAAGATCCAGGACGAGAAGCAGATGAAGAACTTATCAACATACCATCGCTATAAATAAACTCTTCTCTTCCAGCAACCTGAACCACACATCTTGTTGCTTTAAAGGGGGCATAATCTTTTATCGCAACTTCGTTTAATAAAAGAGGAAGATTAAACGATCTTTCGCCTCTTGTTAAAACGGGCTGAATCCTCGGCAAATTATAAATAATATAATCGCCGGAAATAAGCCTTGATAAATTTCTGTTAAAGTCATCTCCCCGAGTTTTTAAATAGTGCCCATAACTTCTGTGGGGATTAGCATTGATCCCAAAGATAGGAAACCCATTCTCAAGGCTTCTGCCAACATGCAAAAAAGTTCCGTCTCCACCAAGTACGCCAACCAAGTTAAAGTCAAAATTGCAGGCAGGAGAAAGCTTGTAAGCTTCAATTTCCCTGTAAGCAATTTCCATCCCTCTTAATTCTCTCCGAACACTGTCAAGAGATGTATTAAATTCTTCTACCTCATCAGGTTCCATTTTTGGATGAATAGACTTTGTAACCAAAAGCATTCTGATAGAATTTTCATGAAGTGCTTCCGTAGGGAGAGAAGGTGGTTGCAACTGATCTACTTTCTGTTTTTCCTGTAAATCTGAAAAGCTACCGGTATCAACAACAACCAAGTTTCTTTCTCCATCACCTAAACTATGAATTCCGGTTACGCATTTATCAAGCCCGATACAACTACGCAGGACTCTGTTATCAATCAAAAGTCTTGTAAAACTTTTATAAGACTCTGTCCCTCGCACCAAAAAACTTGTAAGCCTCTTCATTTTTTTCTCCCCATGGGGGTTGATTTCAGCATGGTTATTTATCGGTAAGATTTTAATGAGATTTCAATTTTTGTAGTTAACCCCGATTATTCCATACCAGAAGAAATTTTAAGCAATCTATTGATTTCTGGTTTTACCGTAAATAAGCGGGGTTACGTTGATTAAAGTTTAATATCACTTCTTGATAACGGATGGTCAATCACATAGCCCTCCCCACCCAAAACCACTTCTTCCTTCCCTTCAATCATTATAAGTATTGTCTCTATGTCAGATGTTTCGGTAAAAGTATAAATAATTTGTCCAACAAGTCCAAGAACTCTCGCACTTCCTCCTCCATAATTTTCAAAATCTCTGTTAAAATTAATTCTCAGTAATGTGCCCTCTTTTTTAAGCGAAAGAACTCTTGCCCTTTTTGGTATTTCTGTAAAATATCCACGGGAAACTTCTTCCTTGGTTGGGCCTTTAAGCAATTCAAATGCCGTTTTACTTAAAATATCTTCCCCTTCTTTTATTGGGCGTAAAACAGCGACTAGAGAGTCTTCTTTTAAAAAATAAATCTTCAAGGATGGGGTCTTATTAATATTTGAAAAAATAAAACCAATAATCACAATAATTATTACAACAATTAATAATGTTATCGCAAGAATTCTTTTAGGAGGTTTGATTGTTTTCCGGTGCAATTTTTTCATTTATAACTTCATCATCACCTTTAACTACACTATCTAACCCAACTATATAATCATCCGCATCCAAACGCTGGATACGAACCCCTTTGGCATAACGTCCCTGTGTCGAAATCCCTTTTGCCTCCTGCCGTGACATTGTCCCCTTGGCGGTCACAAACAAAAGACCATCTGTATCGTCAATTATTTTCATAGAAGCAACGGAGTCGTCAGGCCGAAGTTTAATAGCAATATGTCCTTTCCCTCCCCTGCTTTGAGCCCCAAATTCTTTAAGCGACATCCTTTTGCCAAACCCTTTTGTAGATATAGCTAAAAGATCCCCTTTTGGGGTTATGATATCCATCGAAATAACTTTGTCTCCCTTCCCAACTCTGATTCCCCTAACGCCGGAGGCAGAACGCCCCATAGCGCGCACATGCTTTTCGTTAAACCGGATCATAAGTCCTTTGGCTGTCCCTAAAATAACTTCCTGTTTTCCATCGGTCTCCCTTACCCATTTAAGCTCATCATCGCCTTTAAGCTTAATCGCGATAATCCCGCTTCGTCTTATGTTGGCAAATTCGGAGACTTCTACTTTTTTAACAACGCCTGATGTTGTCGCC carries:
- a CDS encoding asparaginyl/glutamyl-tRNA amidotransferase subunit C, translating into MRYNLNMDINIDHIAHLARLGLSEEEKMTFSKQLDNILQYAKNLNKLDTKDIPPTSHAIPISNVMREDVVKKYKDIDVILKNGPEIEENMFRVPKIME
- a CDS encoding tRNA (adenosine(37)-N6)-threonylcarbamoyltransferase complex transferase subunit TsaD, producing the protein MKKILAIETSCDETSAAVVEDGVKILSNIVATQTEFHQKYGGIVPEIAARKHIELINPIIQEALDKAKINFKDLDAVAVTYGPGLIGSLIVGLCAAKAIAWAQKIPLIGINHLEGHIYANLLISPLAGRAGKLQPPSSNLFPFMCLLVSGGHTMIVHVKNHGKYETLGRTRDDAAGEAFDKAARVLGLSYPGGPLIDKLAKEGDPYAIPFKHPMIEKEYAYDFSFSGIKTAVVNYVDRGKGQGARGKQQAADIAASFQKVVVETLVEKLIKAAKDKNVKTVSIAGGVSANSELRGYLQKRVKEENLIAIIPPLEYCTDNAAMIGCAAFFKFKRGEFSSLSLKPSASLKL
- a CDS encoding glutaminyl-tRNA synthase (glutamine-hydrolyzing) subunit B gives rise to the protein MPQYETVIGLEVHAQLKTESKMFCGCANNFGDQPNTNICPVCTGQPGTLPVINKKAIELAIKTALATNCKINNRSVFARKNYFYPDLPKDYQISQFDLPLAEHGFLEIKVDENKKRVGITRIHLEEDAGKLVHKGSARIMDSDYSLADYNRAATPLMEIVSEPDLRTPEEAKAYMEKLAHLLEYIGVCDAKMEEGSLRCDANISIRPVGQKEFGTKTEIKNMNSFKAVMKALKAEELRHREVVDEGGIIIQETRFYSEETEKTKGMRTKEYSHDYRYFPEPDLVPIAPTKEWIEEIRKTVGELPEDKKVRFAKNYGISDADAFFIISNPKMADFLEETARQYANPKTVANWLVGEITAFLKEEKIGFGNIKLTPEILVEMLQLIDKGTISRKVAKEIILPEILIGGKSIQEIIKEKGLTQISNEEELVAIVQEVIRTNPKQVEQFKSGKEAVLQFFVGQIMKATKGRANPDAAQKTLKKELKK
- a CDS encoding radical SAM protein, whose amino-acid sequence is MQDIVYKLGNSLYLNITNRCTNECSFCIRNKTKDFNSNYKLWLASEPTTEEIIKAIGDPRRYEQIVFCGYGEPLIRLETVKEVATAIKAQHGSAKIRIDTNGHANLFWGRNILPELKGLIDFISISLNAQDAYIYNKLCAPTAGEKTFDYIIDFIKEAKKHIPQVEASVVGIPEVIDIEKTKKIAEKLGVSFRIRPYYEDMYIS
- the gatA gene encoding aspartyl/glutamyl-tRNA amidotransferase subunit A (allows the formation of correctly charged Asn-tRNA(Asn) or Gln-tRNA(Gln) through the transamidation of misacylated Asp-tRNA(Asn) or Glu-tRNA(Gln) in organisms which lack either or both of asparaginyl-tRNA or glutaminyl-tRNA synthetases; reaction takes place in the presence of glutamine and ATP through an activated phospho-Asp-tRNA(Asn) or phospho-Glu-tRNA) — encoded protein: MINKTAHELHDLLIEKKISSAELTEKVFAHIESVEPQIKAYITLTKEEALNQARIADEQIQTKKNITPLTGIPIAIKDNMCTKGILTTCASRILANYVSPYDATIVTKLKETGAVIIGKTNLDEFAMGSSTENSGMHITKNPRDLECVPGGSSGGSAAAVAANEAILATGSDTGGSIRQPASFCGIVGLKPTYGRISRYGLVAFASSLDQIGPLAKDVTDAAMLLQVMAGYDPKDSTSVDMPVPNYRESLTTNIKGLKIGVIKELMEEGISEDVKFAIKSAIKKYEELGAVLSEVSLPSFEYAVSTYYLIAPAEASSNLARFDGVKYGHRSQEAKDLITMYYNTRREGFGPEVKRRIILGTYALSAGYYDAYYLKALKVRTLIKQDFERAFEQCDVLISPTSPTVAFKIGEKANDPLSMYLSDIATIPVNLAGIPAISIPCGNANNLPIGLQIMGKAFDEETILKAAYAYEQNTTWHKKQ